GGTGAAGCCGGTGATAGCCAGGTGAAGGTCGACAAGTGTTACCGCGATCTCGGCCACTACCTGCGCTTGATCAACTACTGCCTCATCGTTGGTGGTACCGGCCCTCTCGATGAGTGGGGCATTGCTGGAGCACGTGAGGTGTATCGCACCTTGGGTCTTCCCACCAATGCATACATTGAAGCTCTCACCTACACCCGTAACCGCGGTTGTGCACCTCGTGATATGAGCCCCCAGGCACTGAACGAGTTCAAGAGCTACCTTGATTACGCGATCAACGCTCTTTCTTGATCCGCTCAAGGTTCTAGCTGGAGGGGGGGGCACTTTGCTCCCCCCTTTTTTGTGTCCGTCAGATGGAAGACCTTGAATCACCCATCACAGACAAGCTTCAATTCCATTAGATTTTTCAAAGAAACTGTTTTTTGATGACAACGTTTGTTCTATCTCACAACTTACAAATTCAATCAGACCACGTGCCTGCATTGAATTTTGAGGAGCTTGCACAAGCACTTAAATCTCTTTCAGAAAATATTTCATCAACTGCAGTTCTCGATCATCCTCATTGGAAACTCTCAATATCATCTGATTTGTCGCCGCAAGAACTGGCTGCTGACCTAGTTCAGACTTGGTCTCAATACCGTCGACAACTTGGGCATGAGATGAACCACGTTGTCTTGGCACTCGGTGGAAGGAAGGATTCCCAAGCTTCTCCTGGAGCTCCACTCCAGGAGGGATATTGGGGTGTTGACTTAGTTGAAACAACCGATGAAGTTGCTTTTCTTCAGGTGATCAATTGGGATGGTCTTAAATCTGGGCGTCCAGAAGATTCCATTTTTCAGATTTCCTCAGCATCCCTATAAGCAGTCCTTAAGACTGCTTTCGGCGATTTTTGCGACGACCAGAGCTTTTTTTGGTCTCTTTACTTTCTTCTATCTTGTCTGAAGTTTTCTTGCTAGAAGAAGACTCTGACGTCGATGTCAATTTCTCAACTAGTTGCCGTACCTTTGAAGTCGATTCTTTCGTTTTAGGTGTTGCTATCAACGGACGATGTTCGGCTTTGCTCCACCCGACACATGTGATCGATGTTTTGCAACTTCTAAAAGCTTGCATCCATTGCGCCATGAATCGGGTATCAACACCAACTGTGTGTGGCGTTGAGGGCCTACAGCCGTCCATCACTCCTGTCGAAACCTGAATCAATCGTCCTGGGAACGGTCCCATAATTTTTTATAGTGGATAAAAAGAATTTTGCCCCTTGTATCGTCTGTTGGCAAGCTTGCTAATACTTTCTTATCTTGACGTGAAGCATTCAATCATCTACAGCATGTAGAATCATTGAGAAGTTGGTCATTTCTGATGCCCGGTGTTTTTGATAATATTCATGCTGGCCTTGATCAAAGCGAGGCCGTTAATATCTTGTCTAAAAAAGTTGATGATTTAGAGAGTGAAAGTGATTATTATATGGCCGTTTCCCACCTGATCAATTTTCCTGACCCAATAACAAGCCAAGCCTTATTAATTTTTCTCGATAGGCCGTCTACAGTTACACCTATAGGTCTTGCACAACGAAAAGCTGTAGAAGTTCTTGCGCGATTAGGGGTGACAGAGGCCAAACCTAAAATTGCGAATTTTTTAGATAGCTCTGATATTTATATGGTTGAGAATGCTGCTTGGGCTTTGGCTCGTCTGAATTGTCAAGACCCTGAAGTGCATCAACGCATGATTCATTTGGTGGATGACACTTGTCAAAATCAAAGAGTCTTAATTCAAAGTTTATCGAAGCTTTCTGTTAAATCAGCAATTTCAACGATTTCGGCTCTTACAGCTCATGAAAAGCCTTCGGTGCGCGGTGCTGCCATCGCTGCCATGATTCAGCTATCTGGAGATCATTCAGATCTGGCTGATCTTTCAGATCATTTGTACAGTCCCAATCAAATGGATCGACAGTCAGCTGTACAAGATGTGATCGACGCGAATGCTGTTGAGCTTTTATCTGATTTAGTCCAGGCACCAATTTCCCCTGCATTTCGGATGCGAGCTGTTCGAGCTTTATTTGATAACCCTGTAAAAAAACTCTCAAACGATCACGCAATAACAGCAGTTGATCAACTTTTTATTGATGATCCTCGATCGATAACTGTTCTTCATCATTACGCTGAATCTATGCCTACACAGCTTTTGGTAGAGGGCTTGTTTCACCCAGATTTCAGTCGTTGTTATCTTGCGATGCAGGCGCTCTTGAATTGTGATGCTGAAGAAACTTGGATTGCTGTTGACAATTGCTGGCGAGAAAAAGCCCATAATGACTACGGTGCGCACTATTTTTTGATGCGTTTGTTTGGACTGAAGGCAGGTTGGAGTGATGAAGCCCTTGTTCGAATATATAAAATCCTCTCGGATGCGATTATAGATAAGCGCCCACAATTTAGAAAATCACCACCAGCGGCTTTGTTATCATTCGCTAAATTATTTCCTGATCAATACGATTGTATTCTCGACAATTGTTTTTCTCTAGAAAATAAGCCTGGTTGGGATATGTGTTATGCAGGCCTCCTCTTAATCCAAGCTGATCAGACAGATCGTCTGCAAATTCGATATCAACGTCAGCTACAACAGCTTGTCGAATCTGATGTCGACAGTTTGCTGCGTCTGAAAGCACAGGCAGTTATTGGTTAGTTGAGAACCAAATTCCAATTTCTTATGACCCGAGACATCCAATGCTAATATGGAAAACTCAATGATTAGTCTATTAAGTGAGCGACGATTCGATTATTCCTTCAATTGAGGCATTATTTGAGGATCTAATGCATCCTAATCCTAGGATTCAGGAAGAAGCCTGTTTGATTCTCTCTGAGCACTATCAGAAAGAGGCGATGCCAAAATTATTAGAACTTTTCTGTCATCATGATCCCAAAGTATATAGAGCGGCTGTTAAAGGAATTGGTTTCTTTGGGAGTTCTGCATTCGATCCTTTGATCGAACTTTATGCAACAACTGAGAATCAAACTGCAAGGCGTTGTTGTCCGAAGGCATTCGTACAATTGTTCAAGAACTTTCCTGACCAGCCTTTTCCTGATTCAGTGATGGAGATGCTGGAACAAGGGATTGATGATACAGATATGGTGGTCGTACAAGGTGCTTTGATGTGTCTCGGTCAGATTGGTAAGCAACAATTTAAGTCTCAAGAGGCAATAAGACTTCTGGCAAGGTCTCTCAGCAGTGAAAATGTGGCTTTGATCTTTAGTGCATCTCAGGCTCTTGCCGATATCCCGAATCCTATGGCTGAAGATGCTTTACATAAACTTCAAGAAAACAATGATGATCCATTGATTCAGGAAGCAGCTCAGTCTGCATTGGCACGACTTCAGAACCTATTAAATTCTAGAAATTAATATCTTTTCCTTTATCCAGTTACTGTTTTTACTCCTTCATAATAGCCTCCAGCACGAAAATCGAAACGTTCTACTTTATCCTCTTTGGCACATGTTGTCTGTGAATAATGTAGGAGTGTGCTAAATCCTTCCGGCACCATTTTTGGGCATAATCTTCCCACATCATTAGCAAATGGGCAGAAATAGACACCTGCCCATCGATTCAGGAAACGACCCTTTATTTCATCCGAAAAGATAAATCCATGTTCATCTGCGAGCTTGAGGATTTCCTCGGGCTCAGCTTCCTGGAAAAGAGCTCTGAATGGCAAATCTTCTTCTAGAACTTCAAGAAAGCGTATGAATTCAGCACGCGACATAGAGAATCTAGTTGCTTATCCATATTTTACCAGCATGTATCCGCTTCTTATCAGGGTTGTTTTGCCTATGGAGAGTCTAGAGGGCTTTTCATGCTCCTTGGATGTCAGGCCCCGTCTGCTTTGTCAGGCTTCTGTGTAAAAAGTAAAGTATTAACCAAGCATGATTTTGAGATTGGCTTGTTTCTGCTTGGTGCCTATGCAATGGATGAAATTCTCATCGTGCTCTGATCACTTGCTTCGCTTTATTCTTCTTAAGCTAGATAGCCATTAATTATCAATCTTGCCGGTGCACGGGTCAATTCTTACCAATTTATCGTTATAGATAAATTCCGCTGTTAGAAATAAATATCCGCGTTTTGCATGGTGCCTAACTCGCAGAGATTTGATACTTTATTTTCGTGGATGGATGAACACCAGGCCATTGATTTGCTTTCACAAAATATTAGTACTCTCGATAATCCTGGCATTAAGTATATTGCAGCGACAAGGCTGGGAGCTTGTTCTTCGCGAGACTCTCTTGACGCGTTAGTTTTAGCTGCCACTGGGGACAGAGAAAATATTTTTGACTCTATTACACGCCGCAAATCTATTGAAGCACTAGGACGTCGACGTGATCTCACTACATTACCTACCATTTATGACGCTATGTCTAGTAGCGATGAGCAGACAATTGTTAATGCGGTTGATACGTTGATTAATTTTGGCGTTCCACTTGATTCTCAGTTTAAATCATCTCTTTTAAAGATCATTCAAGATGGCTCTGATGTACTGAAGCGTGTTGCAATTCAGTGCTTTAGTCGTTTGGAGATGCATGATAGTAATGGGATAATCTCTAAGCAACAGAGCAATCCAAATATATTGGTTAATGGCGCATCTATCGCTTATTCAATAAGAGTTGAAGGTGATAAGAGCAAGTTGCAGATTCTTGCAGATCACCTCGAAAATACCAATGTTATTTATCGGAGATCGTCGGTTATTGATATTGGTGATGCTGGTGAGCCGTCTCTTTTGTCGAATATTGCAAAAGTAGCCGTTTCAATGCCCTTAAGAGCTAAAAGTGCGTTCAAGATAACTCCGAAGATTAAAACTGAATCCCAAAGAAGCCTGATCAATCAAATGTTGCAGGATGATTCTCGTCATCTAAGTTTCACGCAAAGTGTTGATGTACCTGTTGATTTAAAAGAAGTCTGCGACTTACTAAGGCATAGAGACGAAGAACGCCAGTATTCGGGTGCAAAAACCTTGTTTACTTGGCCGGTTGCTGGTCTAACGGAGGCAATCAACTCTATTTGGGAGAATCATGGCTCCGACTATGGCGTTCACTATCAAGTCAACTGTTTGATCTCTCAACTTGGATTAACAGAATTATCTTTCATTACCAAGGAATCATTATCAGAGCCAGCTCCACAGTATGCAAAATCAAAAATTGCAGCCACTTGGGGATGTTTAAACTTAGGTTTATCCGAATGTCGTAGTGAGATTGAAAATCTATTTATGATGTCTAGTTGGGAACCTCTTCGATGGACATGTGCAGAGGTTTTACGCAAGTTGTAGAGGGTTGATCCTTTATTGTTTTGATTAGTTGTTTAGAAAGGTAACTTGTACCGCCTCGACTTTTCTATGGTTTGACTTGGAAGTTCGCCAAAGGCAGTGTAGTAACGTCGCGCATATCTTCCTTGATGTTTAAACCCATATTTAATCGCAATATCGCGAATTGAGTATAGTTTTAATTTCTGACGAGCTTCCTTGTTGAGCATCATTCTCCTCGACTCTTCCAGCCTAATATGTGTCATCAGCTCAATAATTCCCATGCCAAAGAATTCCTGACAGACGCGATATAATGATGCCTGGCTCGTGTTGATATGTTTGCACACTTCAAGCAACGATAGAGGAGATTCCATAGACTTTTGGCTATGGGCAAGGTTGATGATTTCTCTTAATTGGCCTATGTTCTTTTCTCCGTGACTATTTTGTTCACTCATTGGTTCTTCGAGGCATGCTATTACTAGGTCAAAGTATTTTTCTGGTGTCTGAATTCCTGACGATACCTCTTTTTTCGCTAATCTTTTGAGTTGGACTAGGGCATTATTATTGGAATAAACTCCCTGATCACTCGTGAGTCTTTCGAGTCCATCGTATGCTTTGCAGTTTTGAAGCAATTCAAGGAGTATTTTTTTATCAATCATGCAACCAGTACTAGAGCATTCACTGGAATATTTTCCCCATGCATTCCCTGGTATTGAGTTAATGGTTCCAAATCCAGCTAGACTATTTTTCGCCATTTTAAATCCATCACAATATCCAAAGGCATCTTGAATGTCTATTTTTGGAGTAATCCAATTGAAGTCGATGGTAACACCATTGCCCCATCCCTCGTACAGCAAGGTTTTGTTGGCAGATATTTCTGCAAGTGATACTTTATTGGCAGTTGCGGCTTGCATCGTATAGATACCATTGCCACCATCTAGCTGCGTTATTTTTGTCAGTTGACCAAGTTTTGCCAGCTCTTCAGAAATCTCTAGTGGATCACGAAATTCAAAAGTTGTTTTCATCTTTTATTCTCCCTTCCAAGAACTGAATGAATATATATTCCTGTTTGATCGATCTATTGTTTGACTGGGAGTTTCTCCATAATACAAAGAGTAGGAGTGCTCAAATTTTTTCCAGTTTTTGAAACCATAGTAAAGTGCTGTTCTTTTCTTTGTAAATTCTTTGAGTCCGGTTGAGGAATGGGGAGTTAAAAATGCCTTGCGGGTTTGCTCCAAACGTATTCTTCTGACAAGCTCAATTACATCCATGTTGAAAATTCTTCGACATGTTGTATTTAGAGAGTCTCTATTTGAATTGAGGTATTCGGTGATTTCTTCGAGTGTGATTGGCGGCATTCCTGCACGATCTTCGTGAATCAGTTTGACCATGTCTTCTATGAGGTCTGTTGACTCACACCGATGTGCATCAAATGTTGATTCATTATCTTCGTTGTCAAGAAATATGATTGCTAGATCGTAAAAGGAATTCGGTTTCTTTGATGGCTGGCCGTTGAAATGATCATGGAATAATTTTTTGAGTTGAGTGCTGGCATGATCATCCGAGTCAATTCCAATGCATTCTTCGAGCCTTGCATAGGCATTAAAAGCATTCAATTTATTTATTCTTTCCTGTAATTTATTCCATTTTAAACTCATGCAGCAAAGCTCTTCATTCGCTCCCACAATGTCCCAGATATTTCCTCCTGTTTTGTTGATCCGATTGAATCCAGCAATACTATTTCTCGTCAACTGGTGGCCGCTTATTGTTGTAAGTACCTCTTTATTAGTTGTCGCTAAACTATCTAGCCAGCAGAATGATACTGATTTTGTATTGGCTTCTTCCTCATAGAGCAGTGTTTGGTTGGATTTGAAAATTTCAAGATGGACATCTTGAATTGGTGAGCAAGTGGTCTGCGTTTCTAGAATTCCAGTGCTTAACTGAGTTACATTGCAGCCGAAGTTGGAGGTTGAATGATATTCTTCAAAATGTGCCTTGCAAAACTCTTCCATTTCGAGCGTATCGCAAAAAACATAATTTCGCGATCGTTTTCTTCGCAAGACCTTTCAGCTTATTTCATCTACTCTATGGTTTTGGGGCTCATGCGTACGAAGCTTGAAGTTTTTCTTGAAGATTAAATTTTCACTTGCTGCTATCCGCTTCTTATCAGATTTGCTTGAATTCCTTTTGTTTATGTTACGTGGAGTAGAAGTTGGGCTGCTTAGGGCATCCTTTTGATGCTTTGGCACTCTTATTCGTATTTGCTCCTGTGTTCTTGTAAATCTCTACTTAGTATGTTGATTGCAACATTGAATACTGCTTGTACTGACTTATCTGTTTCTGCTGACTTTGCCCTTTCTATGCTTTCGACTGAATTATATGCTTCTAATTTCATCAGTGCCATCGCAGTGTTCTTGCGCACCTGATTGTCTTCGTCAATCAGCTTTTTGCACAGCATATGTTCAACATCTTCTGCATCGCATGATTTTCCAATCAGTGTAACTGCTTCTGCTCTCACCTCCGAGGAGATGTCGTCTAGTGCTTTGAATACTCTGATTTGTGCCCGAGGATCATCACTCTTTTGTATTTGATCTCCTAAAGCTGAAATTGCAGCAACTCGAACTTCAGCAACGTCTGAATCTGCAGCCTCTAGCAATGTCTCGGGTGCTTTGGCACCGATAAAACTTAGCGCTAGGTTGATTAAGCCAACCTGAAATGGTGTGCAGTCTGGATTTTTCAGGATTCCTAGTAAGGAATCCATGGCGTCGGGGCCAATTGTTGCCATTGCTCCAGCAGAAGATCCGAGTACAACTGGATCACTGTCTTCTAAAAAGGCTTCAAGCAGATAAGGTAATGCTTCCTTGTTGCCAATTAAATTGAGCGTTTTTGCTGATGCTCTCCTGACGATGACATTCTGGTGACTTCGAAGTGCTTTACAGAGAATGGGTAGAGCTTTGTCTCCTACTGCTCCAAGACTTTTTGCAAAGGTGAGTCGCAGAACTCCTCTCGCATCTCCGAGACCGGCGACCATTCGCTCGAGTGACTCTGCATCTGATTGAGGGATTTCACCTTCACCTAACTGTGCGTTGAGCTCATCAGCAAGCTGCTGTGCTTCTTCTTCCGTGAGTTGGCTTTCGCTGATTGATGAGATATCGGTGAAATCCTGGAGCACGGGGGATGTCCAACTTCGTTGAGTCGCAATCTAAGCGACTCTGATCAGGCACCTACCGGTTTGTGGGGCTTTGCAGTGTCGCCGCCGGACACAAAAATGCCCCCTTCCTGGAAAGGGGGCAGAAGTGATGGCATTTCGGTGCCTAATTCATCTTCATCAATATGGCAATGGCTTAACGCCGAAGGGACGGAAGGGAGCAGCGCCGGTTCTCCTGGGAGGCTGATGTCCGCCGTACTTTTGTTGGGGCAGCGTTGGTGCGCCCTTAAAGATCGGCTTCATCATGCTGATCGCTGCCGCAGCCAGTTGCGTCGTGGTGCGACTCCGACGTCCTTGTGCGTTGTCACTAACGGCAACCTTTGTGCCGGCAAGCTCGCGCATCATGTTGAAGGAGCTGGTCATCATTCCTGCGTAGGAATCGCCTGCTCGCATGTAAGGAACGATGTCTGATCCAAACACTTCGGCATATTCTGCGCAATCTGTGAGGCTGTCGATCAGAGCATCAAATCCCTCTTCTGCTTGAAGTTTGATGCTGTTTTGAACTTCCTCTTGAGTGAGGGGTGCCCGTCCTAGCAGGTGTTTGAAGTTCAGTTCAATCCCACGTTGGGGGGCGACATTATGGAAATAATTTTCCTTGTAGAAAGGAGATTTTGCCAGGCCGTTAACAAAGTCGCGGACTGTAATTTCTCCGTTCATCAAGCGCACCTCAAGGGACGTGCAGCGCTCGTTTTCCGTTGGAGGCAGATTTCCATACACCTGCCTGTATGCAGCAACGATTGTGCGCTCTAGAGCTTCACTGCTGCTTGGGTGATACTCGTCGAATGTCACTGCAAAAGGACATTCACTGTGAAGCCTTGGGCCAATGCCAAGGCCCATCTGGGAACAGGTGTTGCGCTTGAATTCAGCGATGGCACCAGCAACAGTCCGATGAACTGTGTTTTTTCCAGCCTTGCTGGGCATGGAGTAAGACGCTGGTTTGGTGCGGCTTGCTGCAGCCATACCTGCTGGACTAGTTTGTGTGCTTAGCATGAGGGAAAATAGTGAATAGATTAAGAACAGTGACCTTTTCCAACGTGCTTAGAAGCTCACGAATTTGTCGTTACTTGCAAGCGAGCTGGAAACTTAAATTCAGTGATGTTTCATCAAGGATTGAATGAAGACCTTTCACTTGAGGTCACCTTGAGTAATCATTGCGTCGATGAATGTTCTCACTACTGCCTGATTGGCTATTAGTATCTTGGCTTTTGTGGCCTTTTTGTGTTATTTACTGAGTATATCTGACTTGTGAATGTCAGATTTTTGATCTTGAAAATAAAAAGGGGTGGGCTTTTGGCCCACCCCTCAGTCAGATCAAAAAATCACTCAGCTTGAACTGATGATCAGCCCAGGGAGTTGATCACGTAGTCGAGCAGCTGGTTGTAAGCGGTCAGAGCCTGAGCGCTCATGTCGCGAGGGGCGCAACCACGGGAACGGATGTGGGAGAAACCAGCCACGTAGGTACCAGCATCGATGCTGAGAGCCTTGTAGACCTCTTTCTGACCATTGATGGCCAGCTCATCCAGAGGGCCGGTGCCGCCGGTGACCAGGCAGTAGTTGATCAGACGCAGGTAGTGAACGAAGTCACGCTTGCACTTCTCTTTGCCTTCGGTGGCGCACTTACGGGGCTGACGGCCGGTGGCACCGTTGGGGTACTGGCTGTAAACAGCGTCGACAGCTTCCTGAGCGACCTGGTCGTAGTTGCTGGCGAGTTTCTCAGCAGCTTCCAGACGAGCAGAAGCACGCTGGATGGAGCCCTGGACGGACTCCATGTCGGAGGCGGTGGGGAAGCGGGAAGCGCTGTCGGCTGCGCCGACGACGGTGGTGATGACGGACTTCATGATTAAGAAGAAGGGTGTTCAGGTGTGCAGAAAATCAATCTCTGGCTCAGCTGATGGCGCTGATCACCATGTCGAAGTAGCTAGCAGCTTCACCAGACAGGCTGGCGCAGTCACCAGAAGTCAGAGCCATCTTCTTGGGCTGGCTGTTGGTGTTGGTGATCAGAGCACTGGCGGCTGCCTTCATGATGGCAACAGCGCGAGCAGCGGATCCGGTAGGAACGCCCAGAGCTGCATAGGTCTCGCGGAGACCGTTCAGGCAGCGGTCCTGCAGCACAGAAGCGTCACCGGCGAGCAGTGCGTAGGAGACGTAGCGGAGCACGATCTCGCCATCGCGCAGGCAAGCAGCCATCTTGCGGTTGGTGTAAACACCACCGTTAGGGGCTGTCAGGCCGGTGTTCTCGCAGCAGATGCCGGCGACGGCGTCTGACACGATGCAGCTGGCGTTGGAAGTGATGGCGTTCACAGCGTCAAGGCGCTTGTTGCCATCAGCAATGAAGGACTTCAGAGAGGCAAGTTCGCCGCCACCAATGAAGGAGCCGCTGGAATCGGCCGAGACAGCAGCCCGGGAGAATGCGTCGAGCATGGGGTTGTGGAATACGTTGTTTGGGGAGATGCATTCCGCATCACGAATGAACATACCCCTGCTTTCCAGACCGACTTCCTGAACACCGTCGTCAGGACACACAAGTTGACAAAGGAAAAATTAGTGAAGTTTTTCCGCCAACCATCCCTTTGACTATTCATCTCTTTGTGCCCCGCTTTATGACATCTGTTTAAGGACTTGTTGGCAGCTCCATTTCAGTGGTAGCCAGAAGGCATTGGCCGAAAGCTCCTCCAGCAGAGGCTTCTGGTCCACAAGGCCCAAGCGGAGGCATCCCCAGGCCGCCGCAATTCGGGATTTTGTGTATTGAGGAATCGTTTCAGCCAAGGCAAGCCTGATGAGTTCGCTTCGCTCTCCCAAACCCTGAAGGCTTACAACGGCTGTTAGGTAATAGTGCGTTACATAATCGCTCCATAGTTTTTCTTTGATGTCGTCAATCAAGATCAGTCTTTCTGGCAAGGCCATGGCCATCAAGCTTGAGGCTCCTCCGTACTGACGTGCTTCATCGCGATGCTGGAGGTTGTTTTCGATCTCCGTCGGTTCGACGGCGCAAATCCACTCTTGCCTAAGTTTCAGTTGTTGGGGGTTGTCTTGTAGGAGTTGTGTGATCAACTCGGTATACCTATCGGGAATTTGACATTTCTTGTCTGGGTCGACCAACTGAAATGCACTCCTAGCGCGCAACGACATCGAGACAGGTGCGGTTACGAGAGCCTCTAGTCTTGATACATCGCCAGCATCACCGAGATCGATAACGGCAGAACGCCTTCTCCCTGCGATTGGATCGACCAATTGAGGAATGAGTACATCCAGCCCTTTGGATTGCACGGTAACTTTTGATAAGTATGCTCTTGCTGCACCAGCCACCAGTGGATTGCAGTCTTCAGCAAGTGGTCTGATGCTGTCGATGACTCCGGAGACTCCCAATCGACAGAAGGCCTGAATGACAGCTCTTTTCTGAATATCTTCTCCTTCGAGTGCACCCAGTAATTTTTCTTGGTCTGTTTCAGTTAGTGGGGCTCCTATTTTTGTAATCGCCTCTACTGAATTGATGACTGCTGCTTCGTCACTACAGGTCAATGTGCGAAAAAGAGAGGGCAGAGCTTTTGTGCTTTTTCTTCTACCAAGGGCGTCGATTGCCTTGCGTCGAGTGATGCGATTATAGAGATGTTCCGGATCTAACTCTGAAGCTTTAATCAGCACTTCGAGGGATTCTTCAGTGCTGCTCGCGCCGAGTCTTGTCGCGGCCATGTATTTATCAACCGGCCTCTCAAGTGTGTCTGGATCAGCCAAGATGACAGCCATAGCCTGCTCCTCTGTCAAGCCTTCAACCAAGTTGTCGAATCTCTCGGCCATGTCTCAGGGGTCGTTAAAGAAAAACCTGGATTTCGTTGCCAGCTGCTAGTGGAGCTCCAAATTGAGCTTGATCATGTCTGAGCCTGCAGCGGCTTAGGAGTTCCATTGTCCTTTTGACAATAGCATCGATATATCCCGCTTAGAGGTAATTGATTCATGATTAATGTATATCGCCGTTCTTCTGGTTTCAGCTTTAACGCATCCTTCCCTTCTGTTATTGTAGTGAAGAGAAGTTTGACACCATGCCTGTTTCGCCTGAGCTTGAGCAAGCACTTCCAAGGTTCGTGCAAGCTGTTCAGAGTTCAATAGAGGTTCAAAATCAACTTAATTTGGTTGTTGATTTGGCTCAATTGACAGACATTGTTAAACAGGTAGAGCCTGCGCTCACTGGCTCAGCACTGATTCCTTATGAGCAGGCAACAAG
The Synechococcus sp. PROS-U-1 DNA segment above includes these coding regions:
- the mpeA gene encoding class 2 C-phycoerythrin subunit alpha, translated to MKSVITTVVGAADSASRFPTASDMESVQGSIQRASARLEAAEKLASNYDQVAQEAVDAVYSQYPNGATGRQPRKCATEGKEKCKRDFVHYLRLINYCLVTGGTGPLDELAINGQKEVYKALSIDAGTYVAGFSHIRSRGCAPRDMSAQALTAYNQLLDYVINSLG
- a CDS encoding bleomycin hydrolase, whose product is MLDAFSRAAVSADSSGSFIGGGELASLKSFIADGNKRLDAVNAITSNASCIVSDAVAGICCENTGLTAPNGGVYTNRKMAACLRDGEIVLRYVSYALLAGDASVLQDRCLNGLRETYAALGVPTGSAARAVAIMKAAASALITNTNSQPKKMALTSGDCASLSGEAASYFDMVISAIS
- a CDS encoding HEAT repeat domain-containing protein is translated as MAERFDNLVEGLTEEQAMAVILADPDTLERPVDKYMAATRLGASSTEESLEVLIKASELDPEHLYNRITRRKAIDALGRRKSTKALPSLFRTLTCSDEAAVINSVEAITKIGAPLTETDQEKLLGALEGEDIQKRAVIQAFCRLGVSGVIDSIRPLAEDCNPLVAGAARAYLSKVTVQSKGLDVLIPQLVDPIAGRRRSAVIDLGDAGDVSRLEALVTAPVSMSLRARSAFQLVDPDKKCQIPDRYTELITQLLQDNPQQLKLRQEWICAVEPTEIENNLQHRDEARQYGGASSLMAMALPERLILIDDIKEKLWSDYVTHYYLTAVVSLQGLGERSELIRLALAETIPQYTKSRIAAAWGCLRLGLVDQKPLLEELSANAFWLPLKWSCQQVLKQMS